From Scleropages formosus chromosome 9, fSclFor1.1, whole genome shotgun sequence, one genomic window encodes:
- the LOC108918774 gene encoding metalloreductase STEAP2-like codes for MDTISMLGHSSPSAKETFSPDGAKNGPRAVAILGSGDFARCLALRLLRSGYRVAVGSRTPRRAAEFFPHVVDVTHQEDAVAKAGVVFLAVRREHYASLWGLRHLLAAKVLVDVSNNSRPGQYPESNAEYLASLFPDSLVVKAFNMIPAWAMQSGPREASRQVYVCSNSTEARGQVMELVRRLNFEPVDKGMLSSARDIEDLPLRLFGAWRGPVLSAVGLSVFFFGYAFARDVVHPYVHGRQSYFYRIPVEVVNRTLPGTALTLLALVYLAGLLAAAHQLYHGTKYRRFPAWLEGWLQSRKQLGLLGFFLSCVHVLYSLCLPLRRSERYQLLNLAFQQVHANVDNSWNEEEVWRVEMYITFGVMSLGLFSLLAITSIPSVSSALNWREFSFIQSTLGYIALLIGVLHTLLFGWRRAFEEESYRFYLPPSFAVALALPTAVVLGKALLLLPCVARRLHRIRRGREARQHRGDATTSAAHVSPERVTIM; via the exons ATGGACACCATCTCCATGCTGGGCCACAGCTCCCCGAGCGCCAAGGAGACGTTCTCTCCCGACGGCGCCAAGAACGGCCCCAGGGCCGTGGCCATCCTGGGCTCCGGGGACTTTGCGCGCTGCCTAGCGCTGCGGCTGCTCCGCTCCGGTTACCGCGTGGCGGTGGGCAGCAGGACGCCGCGGCGGGCGGCCGAGTTCTTCCCGCACGTGGTGGACGTGACTCACCAGGAGGACGCCGTGGCCAAGGCCGGCGTGGTGTTCCTGGCTGTGCGCCGCGAGCACTATGCTTCCCTCTGGGGTCTCCGGCACCTTCTGGCCGCCAAGGTGCTGGTGGACGTGAGCAACAACAGCCGGCCCGGCCAGTACCCCGAGTCCAACGCCGAGTACCTGGCCTCACTCTTCCCGGACTCCCTGGTGGTAAAGGCCTTCAACATGATCCCTGCCTGGGCCATGCAGTCGGGACCCAGAGAAGCTAGTAGGCAG GTGTACGTGTGCAGTAACTCCACGGAGGCCCGAGGCCAGGTGATGGAGCTGGTGCGGCGGCTCAACTTCGAACCCGTGGACAAGGGCATGCTGTCGTCGGCGAGGGACATCGAGGACCTGCCCCTGCGCCTCTTCGGCGCCTGGCGGGGTCCCGTGCTTTCCGCCGTGGGTCTGTCCGTGTTCTTCTTTGGTTACGCGTTTGCGCGCGACGTCGTCCACCCCTACGTGCACGGCCGACAGAGCTACTTCTACCGCATTCCTGTGGAGGTGGTGAACCGCACCCTGCCGGGCACGGCGCTCACCCTGCTGGCGCTCGTCTACCTGGCTGGCCTGCTGGCCGCCGCCCACCAGCTATACCACGGCACCAAGTATCGGCGCTTCCCAGCCTGGCTCGAGGGCTGGCTGCAGAGCCGCAAGCAGCTGGGGCTCCTCGGCTTCTTCCTGTCCTGCGTGCACGTGCTCTACAGCCTGTGCCTGCCCCTGCGGCGGTCCGAGAGGTACCAGCTGCTGAACCTGGCCTTCCAGCAG GTCCATGCCAACGTGGACAACTCTTGGAACGAGGAGGAGGTGTGGAGGGtggagatgtacatcacttttggTGTGATGAGTCTGGGCCTCTTCTCCCTGCTGGCCATCACCTCCATCCCCTCAGTGAGCAGTGCCCTGAACTGGCGGGAGTTCAGCTTCATCCAG TCGACGCTGGGCTACATCGCCCTGCTCATTGGTGTCCTGCACACCCTGCTCTTTGGCTGGCGCCGGGCCTTCGAAGAGGAGTCATATCGCTTCTACCTGCCACCGAGCTTCGCTGTGGCACTGGCCCTGCCAACCGCTGTGGTCTTGGGCAAGGCGCTGCTGCTACTGCCCTGCGTGGCACGAAGGCTGCACAGGATTCGCCGCGGCCGGGAGGCCCGGCAGCACCGCGGCGACGCCACCACCTCGGCCGCTCACGTGTCCCCAGAGAGGGTCACAATCATGTGA